In a genomic window of Colius striatus isolate bColStr4 chromosome 2, bColStr4.1.hap1, whole genome shotgun sequence:
- the TBCC gene encoding tubulin-specific chaperone C yields the protein MEAAAEAVTAEEQRLPAAFVAPLQPEMAAAAAMVLPERLQRREAERQQGVERQRQKKEAQVVKEEQSEFFAAAFGREREALAALLAAGLLEEAAARLQGLQKMLTESVRFLAPYEVRQGQEAVARLQGDLAARRQQLQPKKKFTFRTLKKEAAPGGQVRPAEPPRPAAADPVPGCGLAEVEPGGPPPCGFSGAEDEELELGPAELLQRDVVLCGLRGCQVRLRGNANTLRVRDCRGCTVLCGPVSASVMVDGCSDCLLALACQQLRTHRTRDSRFYVQVTSRAIIEDCTNVSFAPYTWSYPGIERDFESSALDRNRNNWNLVDDFNWLATDKPSPNWSLIPEQERIGVWD from the coding sequence ATGGAGGCAGCGGCAGAGGCGGtaactgctgaggagcagcgGCTGCCGGCCGCTTTCGTGGCTCCCCTGCAGCCCGAGatggccgccgccgccgccatggtGCTGCCGGAGCGGCTGCAGCGGCGGGAAGCGGAGCGGCAGCAGGGCGTGGAGCGGCAGCGGCAGAAGAAAGAGGCACAGGTGGTGAAGGAGGAGCAGAGCGAGTTTTTCGCGGCCGCGTTCGGCCGGGAGCGGGAGGCGCTGGCGGCGCTGCTGGCGGcggggctgctggaggaggcGGCCGCCCgcctgcaggggctgcagaagATGCTGACCGAGAGCGTGCGGTTCCTGGCGCCCTATGAGGTGCGGCAGGGCCAGGAGGCCGTGGCGCGGCTCCAGGGCGACCTGGCGGCGCGGCGCCAGCAACTGCAGCCCAAGAAGAAGTTCACCTTCCGGACCCTTAAAAAAGAAGCGGCTCCGGGCGGCCAGGTGCGCCCCGCCGAGCCCCCTCGGCCCGCAGCCGCCGACCCCGTCCCCGGCTGCGGCCTCGCCGAGGTGGAGCCGGGCGGGCCGCCGCCGTGCGGGTTCAGCGGCGCCGAGGACGAGGAGCTGGAGCTCGGTCCCGCCGAGCTGCTGCAGCGCGACGTGGTGCTCTGCGGCCTGCGGGGCTGCCAGGTGCGGCTCCGCGGCAACGCCAACACGCTGCGGGTGCGAGATTGCCGGGGCTGCACCGTGCTCTGCGGGCCCGTGTCCGCCTCCGTGATGGTGGACGGCTGCAGCGATTGCCTCCTGGCGCTGGCGTGCCAGCAGCTCCGCACCCATCGCACCCGTGACAGCCGCTTCTACGTGCAGGTAACCAGCCGAGCCATTATCGAAGACTGCACCAATGTCTCCTTCGCACCTTACACCTGGAGCTACCCTGGTATCGAGAGAGATTTCGAGTCTTCTGCACTGGACAGAAACAGGAACAACTGGAACCTGGTGGATGACTTTAACTGGCTGGCGACTGACAAGCCTTCACCCAACTGGAGCCTGATCCCCGAGCAGGAAAGAATTGGTGTCTGGGACTGA
- the PRPH2 gene encoding peripherin-2 codes for MALMKVKFNQKKRVKLAQGLWLMNWFSVFAGILVFSMGLFLKIELRKRSEVMDNSESHFVPNSLILMGILSCAFNGLAGKICYDSLDPAKFAKWKPLLKPYLALCFFFNILIFFTALICFLMRGSLDSTLAHGLKNGMKFYRDTDTPGRCFMKKTIDMLQIEFKCCGNNGFKDWFEIQWISNRYLDFSSKEVKDRIKSNVDGRYLVDGVPFSCCNPSSPRPCIQYQVTNNSAHYSYDYQTEELNLWRRGCREALLHYYSGMMSSMGAVVLLVWLFEMSVMVGLRLLHTSLENIANPEDPECESEGWILEDSLKDTLKSALESLKKIGKFNQVQADAEGAEGEEGGKTPAISTVS; via the exons ATGGCACTGATGAAAGTCAAATTCAACCAGAAGAAAAGGGTAAAGCTAGCGCAGGGACTATGGCTCATGAACTGGTTTTCAGTGTTTGCTGGAATCCTTGTTTTtagcatggggttgttcctcaaAATTGAACTCCGGAAGCGAAGCGAAGTGATGGACAATTCTGAAAGCCACTTTGTGCCCAATTCTTTGATATTGATGGGTATATTATCCTGCGCCTTCAATGGTTTAGCTGGCAAAATCTGTTACGATTCTCTGGATCCCGCTAAATTTGCCAAGTGGAAGCCTTTGCTGAAACCTTACCTGGCACTATGCTTCTTCTTTAACATACTCATTTTCTTCACTGCTCTGATTTGCTTTCTCATGCGGGGCTCTCTGGACAGCACACTGGCCCACGGGCTCAAGAACGGCATGAAGTTCTACCGGGACACAGACACTCCTGGAAGATGCTTCATGAAGAAGACCATCGACATGCTTCAAATTGAGTTCAAATGCTGTGGGAACAACGGCTTCAAAGATTGGTTTGAAATCCAGTGGATCAGCAACAGATACCTGGACTTCAGCTCCAAAGAAGTGAAAGA CCGAATCAAAAGCAATGTGGACGGGAGGTACTTGGTGGACGGTGTCCCTTTCAGCTGCTGCAACCCCAGCTCCCCGAGACCCTGCATCCAGTACCAGGTCACCAACAACTCGGCTCACTACAGCTACGACTACCAAACAGAGGAGCTCAACCTGTGGCGCCGTGGCTGCCGGGAAGCCCTCCTGCACTACTACAGCGGCATGATGAGCTCCATGGGCGCTGTCGTTCTCCTCGTCTGGCTTTTTGAG ATGTCCGTGATGGTTGGCTTGCGGCTTCTGCACACCTCTCTGGAGAACATTGCAAACCCGGAAGACCCGGAATGTGAAAGCGAAGGGTGGATCCTGGAGGACAGCCTGAAGGACACTTTGAAGTCTGCACTGGAGAGTTTGAAAAAGATTGGTAAGTTCAACCAGGTGCAAGCAGACGCCGAAGGGGCTGAAGGAGAGGAAGGTGGGAAGACACCAGCCATCAGCACAGTCAGTTGA